GCAGAGGCCTTCAGGATGAGCGACCGGAACAACATCGTCGTTGCGGCCGGCATTTTACTTTCCTTATGGCCTCAGGGCGGCCGAGTGCCCAGTTCTCCTTGATTCAATATTCCGCAATCTGTGAATATTCTTGAACCAAATCGCTAAAAACAGACTTAAACTAGTCATGAGCACCATGAAACGGTTGAAAGCGATCTACAGGCCCGAGGGTTCGCACTGGGTCGGGGACGGGTTCCCGGTCAGGACCTTGTTCAGCTATGCTGGGCATCCCGAGGACGTCAGTCCGTTCCTGCTCTTCGACCATGCCGGGCCGAAGTCGTTCGGCCCGACCGACGTACCGCGCGGCGTGGACGAGCACCCTCACCGCGGGTTCGAGACGGTGACGATCGTCTACCAGGGCGAGCTACAGCACCGGGACTCGGCGGGCCATGCCGGGAAGATCGGGCCGGGCGACGTCCAATGGATGACGGCCGCGTCGGGCGTCGTCCACGAAGAGATGCACTCCGACGAATTCGCCCGACAAGGCGGCGTCTTCGAGGTCGTCCAGCTCTGGGTCAACCTTCCGGCACGCAACAAAATGGACGATCCGAGGTACCAAGAGATCCGCCGCGACGACGTGCCTACGGTCCGTGTCCGTGGCGGAGACGTCCGCGTCATCGCGGGCGACTTCGCCGGGACGCTCGGTCCGGCCCAGACCGTAACGCCGATCGAAGTCTGGGACGTCCGGTTCGAGGGGCCCGGAATCCTCGAACTGCCTGTTCCGCGTGGCCACAACGCCGTCCTCGCCGTTTTGGACGGTTCGGTCGAGATCGAGCACGAAACGGTCGGGGCCCATGAAGTCGGAGTCTTCGGGCCCGAGGGCTCCGGGGTCGCTGTAAAAGTCCTCCGACCCGGTAAGGCGCTGCTCCTGGCGGGCGAGCCGATCCAAGAGCCTGTCGCGGGTTACGGACCGTTCGTCATGAACACCCAAGACGAGATCCGGCAGGCCGTCGAGGACTTTCGGTCCGGCCGCTTGGGCAAGCTTTTGGCCGGGTAGATTCCCCGCCATGGACGGCGGCGCGGCGGACCGGGTCAGGGAACACTTGACCCTGAACCCGCCACGCAAGGTCCTTCTGCTCGTCCACCCCAACATCGGCGACACGGTCAACTTGACCGCGGTCGCCCGGTGGGTGAAACAGGCTTGGCCTCGTGCCTTCGTCGTCGGATGCACCGCTCAAATCCCGTCGCCCCTCTTCGAGGCGTGCCCGTTCGTCGACGAGGTGTGGCTCCGGCCCGACACCGTTTTCGGACAAGCGTCCTTTTTGGCCCGGGTCCGCCGGGCCGGGTTCGACCTGAGCCTTCATTGCCAAGGGCAGAACACCTTGCTGCGTCTGGTCAAGGCGGCAGGCGTCCCGGTCAGGGTCGGCGTCGCCGGCTCCAAACACGCCGAGGCCCTGCACGTTTCGGTGCGATGGAAAGTAGGCGAGGTCGAGCAGCCCGGGACGATGGGTCGCTTGTTATCGGCGCTCGGATGCGACTGTTCCGATTCCAGTCCGGCGGTCGAAGTCGGTTCCGAAGCCCGGAGTAAGGCGGCCGGACTCCTTGGTGAAGGCCGGTTCATGGCCGTGATGCCAGGTGCGTCCCATCCGGCCAAGACCTGGCCCTTGGAACGGTTCCGCGAGGTCGTGGCCGTCCTGCCGCACGACGTCGTCCCTGTCTGGCTCGGCGGGCCCGCCGAAGTGGGTCGGGCCGGCGAAGCGGCGGAGGGACGGGCGATCGATCTGACGGGGAAGCTGTCCGTGATCGAGACCATGGCCGTCTTGGAGCGCTCTCGCCTCCTTCTGACGAACGACAGTGGGCCGATGCACTTGGCCGCTGCGGTCGGAACCCCGGTCGTGGCGCTGTTCGGGCCGACGTCTTCGAAGCGGTTCGCGCCGTACGGCGAGGGTCACGCGGCCCTTCAGGGCCGGTGCGAGTGTCCAGTCCGCGATCTCGACCGTTGCGGCGGCGCATGCCTGAACTCGATCGGAGTGTCCGACGTCGTCCCCTTGGTCCTCGCTGCGCTCAAGCCGTGACCTCGGCCGCTGCGAACGTGCGGAGAACGTCCTCGAGCTCGGCTAGGGAATCGACGGTCGAAAGGCGGCCTCTCACCTGGGCGGCGCCGTGCTCGCCCTTGATGTAAAGGGGCAACTGTCCTCGGAGGGCGCGCAGACCGCGGGACTCCGGGGAGGGGCCGTTTCCGCCCGTGTCTTCGTCGCGCTCGTACTCGACCATGGCCCGAGCGTGTTCGAGGGCCACGGCGATGCGGTCGTGGAGCGTCGGTGCGTCGGGCGGAGACTCGCCCGTGAGGCCGCACCGGATGCGTGCCAGCCTCCAAGGGTCACTGATCGCGGCCCGTCCGACCATCACGCCGTCGCAACCCGTTTCCTCCACCATCCGTCGGGCGTCTTCAGGAGTTTTGACGTCGCCGTTCCCGACGAGCGGAACGTCGACCGCGGCCCTGAGCTCATGGATCAGCCGCCAGTCTGCTTCGCCTTCGAAGCCCTGCTTGGCGAAGCGGGCGTGAAGCGTGATCATCTTCGCGCCCGCCCCGACGAACCGCTTGGCGAGTTCAGGCGCGGCGAACAGGGAGTAGTCCCATCCTGCCCGGACTTTGACGGTGACGGGGACGGAAACCGACCGGACGACGGCCGCCACGATCCGCTCGGCCAGGTCGGGATCCTTGAGAAGCGCCGCGCCGGCACCCGTCCGGCACACCTTGGGCACCCAGCATCCCATGTTGATGTCGACGGTGTCGGCCCCGGACTCTTCACAGAGCTTGGCCGCTTCGACCATCGTGTCTTCGTCGCCTCCGAAGATCTGGATCGCCAACGGTCGCTCCCGGGGATCGATCCGGAACTTACGGAACGTCTTCTTGGCCCCGTAATGGACGGCCATCGCACTGACGAATTCCGTGAACACGAGGCCGGGCCTACCGATGCGCTTGGCGATGAGGCGCATGGGAAGGGACGTGACGTCCTCCATCGGAGCCAGGAGGAGGGGCGGGTCGACGCGGACGCCGCCGACCAGGAAGCCCGGAACGGGGGCCATTCGGACGTCCATTGTGACAGACCCGGCTTCAGTCCACGCGGGCGGGCGGCCTCGTCAAGACGATCTTCGTGTACGCGACGGTGAACCCGGCTCTCGCCTGATTGCGCTGGGACTGGCTGCCAGGCAGGCATTCACAGACCGCCAGGCTGCAAAAGTGCTCCTTGGCGTACGCCATCCGCGCGGCGAGCAGGGACGATTGGGCCCCTCGGTTGCGGAACGGGGCGAGCGTCGCGGCTCCTCCGAGGTAGACCGATCCGTCGGCCAGGAACAGCGTGGCGGCGGCGGCGGGCACACCGTCGAATCGGGCGAGGAACGCGACGGTGCCTACCGAAGCCGCGATGACGTCGCCAAGCTCGGCCATCTCGGGCGGAACGTCGTCGCCGAAGAAGCCTCGAAGGGCCACGTCCTTCCAAACGTCGCAGTCCGAGTCGCCGACGACGGACACCGTCGCCTCTCCGACCGGTGCCGGCCGCTCCCACGCGTCCAGGTCGAGCGTCAGAACGTTCTCGTACTGGACGTTCGTCCATCCCCGTCGGACGACCATCGCGAGCAGGTCGGGGTCGGAGTACGGCGTGACGACGTACTCCCAGTCCTTGGCCCGTCCCGCAAAGAACTCTTCGACGGCGTCGAGCTCCTTTTCATGGGCTCTCGAACCGACGGCCAGTCGGGCGACCTGGGTCAGGGGCGAGCCGTCGCCGCAAAAGACGGCGCTTCCGGTCCCGATCGGAGCATGGGCAGGGGCTCGGTCCGGCCATAGGGACTCGACGGCAGCGGCCGTGGCACGATAGATCTCGGATCCTAAGGCGAAGATTCGGTCGACGGTCGGATCCGGCACCCCGACATTGTGCGCCATCGCTCCAAGACTCGGGCGGGGCGACTGGCGTAAACTCGGGCCGATGTCCAAGCCAGCCTTGACCGTCGGCCTGATCGGCTACCAGTTCATGGGGAAGGCCCACAGCAACGCGTACCGACAGGCGAACCGCTTCTTCGACCTGCCCCGGCAGATCCGGATGAAGACGCTGTGCGGTCGGACGGAAGGCGCCGTCCGCCAGGCTGCGGACAACCTTGGATGGGAAGGCTACGCCACAGATTGGCGGACGGTCCTCGACGATCCTGAGATCGACGTCGTCGACGTCGCGACGCCCGGTAACTCCCACTGTGAGATCGCCTGCGCCGCCGCGGAGGCGGGCAAGATCGTCTTCTGCGAAAAGCCGATCGGGAACACCTTGGCCGAAGCGGCCCAGATCCGGGACGCCGTCCGCTCGGGGGGACGTCCGAGCGTCGTCTTCCACAACTACCGCAAGGCGCCAGCCGTGGCTTTGGCCAAGAAATGGATCGACGAGGGCCGTCTCGGCACGATCTATCACATGCGGGCCGTCTACTTGCAGGACTGGATCGCTGATCCGGAGTTCCCTTTGGTCTGGAGGCTGGACAAGTCGGTGTCCGGAAGCGGCGCCCACGGCGACATCAATTCGCACATCATCGATGTGGGCCGCTTCCTCGTCGGCGAGTTCGAGGAAGTCTGCGGGACGCTCCACACCTTCGTCAAAGAGCGACCGTTGGCAGGCGAGATCGACGACCGGATGGGGGCGAAGGCCTCGGCCGAGAAGGGCAAAGTCACGGTCGACGACGCGGCGATGTTCTTAGCCCGTTTCAGGAACGGGGCCCTCGGGACGTTCGAGGCCAGCCGGTTCGCGGTCGGTCGGAAGAACCACAACCGCTTCGAGATCAACGGTTCCAAGGGTGCGGTCGTGTTCGACCTCGAGCGGATGAACGAACTCGAATACTACAACAACGGGGATCCCAGCGAGGCCCACGGTTTCCGGACGGTCTTGGCCACCCAAAGCGACCATCCTTATGCCGGGCACTATTGGCCCGTCGGGCACATCATCGGGTACGAGCACACGTTCGTCAACCTCGTGGCGGACGCCGTGACGGCGATCCACGAGGGACGGTCGCCGAGCCCGGACATCGAAGAGGGCTACCAGAACCAGAGGATCCTGGACGCGGTCGAAAGGAGCCACGAAGCCCGTGGCTGGATCGCGCTCTGAGCGCAGGGAGACCTCAGGCGGCCCTACGGCGAGACGATTTGATCGCGTTCGCCAGCTTTTCGAGGGCCGAGTGGAAGACGGTGTTGTCGTCCTGTTCGTTGGCCATCGACCGCATCAGGAGCTCATAGGCTTCTTCTTCGGTCAAGACCACCGTCACGGTTGCGTGCCTATCCATGGCTGACATTCGGGATTCTTGGCACGCCGGAGCCCCGTGGACACGGATCGGGGCCGAAACCTGGTTTATTCACGGACGTCAAACTAGAAAATATCGCGTTTCTGGCCTAATCACGGACAGATTCGGGTGAGCCCGGGCGGAATTGCGCGATAATAGAAGATAGGATTCGTGCGCATGAGGCGGCCGACCGTCTGGTTTTTGGGGTTTGGGGCGATAGGACTGGTGCCGGTAACGGCAACCGGCCAGGTCGCGTTGCCCGCCGGGCCCGACAAGCCACAGATCGGTCAGAACGAGATCGGGGGGCGGATCGCCCTCGAACAGCTCCGCTACAGCGTCGAGCGGCCGTCCCTGCCGTTGCGTTACGGGAACGTCAAGGTCGGGTCGGACCGGGTCGAGACCGGGGGCCAGAACCTCGTCCGGGACAAAGACTATTACGTCGATTACGCCGCAGGCGTCGTCTATCTGAAGCGGCCCTTCCGGGACGGGCAGACCGTCACGGTCGAATACCGTTACGACGACACGAAAGGGGCGGCGGGGACGTACGGCCTGGTCGGTAACGGGGCCAAGTTCCAAGGGTTCACGTTCGCCGTCAATCCGAACACGTCGATGATCCTTGGCCTTGGGCTCACGGAGCGCCTGGCCGACGGCACGGTCCTGCAGTCGAACGTCTACGGCCTCAAGAACTCCTTCAGTTTCGCCGGTGGCAACATGCGCGGCCTGTACATGGTCGGCGACCGGAAGCGCGTCCAGTCCGAGAACATGTTCGGGGAGAAGGCGCGGCCGGGCACGAACGACGAAGAAGGGAAGTCGCACGCGATCGTCCAACAGTTCGACGGATCGGTCATGGGCGGGAAGGTCCGGCTCGGCTATCAGGACATCGGCGACAAGTTCGGCGGGTTCTCCGCCTTTGAAGGTTCGGGCATCGAGGACGCCCAGATCCGACAGTTCGCGAAAGAGCGGGGCTTGAAACGGACCGACCTGGCCGTCGAAGGCTTGGGAGGCAAAGCCCTCGGTTTGAGCGCGGGCATGCGGAGCGTCGGAGACGACCAAGGCACCGTCAACTGGCGCAACTACGGCGGGAACCTGTTCGGCCTCGCGGTCAACTATTCGGCCCTGAAAGTCGACCCTGGTTTTGCCCGGTTCAAAGACCTGGCCGAAGGCGACCGGGACCAATTGGCCAAAGAGCGCGGGCTCGACCGTCAGAACGTGTCGGTCGGCAAGACCTGGAAGACCGGCGGCCTCAAGTACGACACCACGAAGGTCGAGACCTTGGACGGCTTCGGGCTGTACCGTCAAGCGTTCGCTTTCAACCTTCCGTGGGTGTCCGCGTCGTTCTCCAACCAGCACGTCCAGCAAGGCTTCAACAGGTTCGGAGACCTGAGGGAAGGCGACCGCGGGCAGTTGGCCCGCGAGTCCGGGCTCGTGCGCCAGAACACGGCGTTCAGCCTCGCTCCGAAGGGCGGTTTCAAATTGAACTGGTCGGACGCGGTCGTCCGGACGGACGGCGGCGACTTCGTGGCCCGTGGCCTTGGCCTCAACTATGGCCGACTGAGTTTCTCCCATGACCGGCTGGACGTCGGTCCCGGCTTCGGCGCGCTCGGCGCCCTGAGCCCGCAGGAAATCGGCTCCCACCTGAACACGATCGTCAAAATGGCCGACCCGAACGCGGGCGTGCAGGGCCCCGACGGTGGCGCCTGGGGCAATTCGGCGGGACTGAACCGCTCGGTCTGGCGGGCCGGATACGACTTCGGAAAAGGGTCGAGCCTGGCCACGTCGTCGGAAGCGATCGAAGGTGCGAACGACCAGCTCAAAGTCCGGCAGGTCGCGCTCGTGACGCCCAAGGTGTCCATGAGCCTTCGCGACCAGCGCACCGGCGACGAGTTCGGCGAGACCACCCGGCTCCTCTTGACCGAGCAGCAACGGTTCGGGACCGCGATCGGGCTGCAACGATCGGACTTCAACCTCGCCGCCAACCTGGGCGGCATGAAAAACCTCAAGTATTCGCGGACGACGGCGGAAGACCAAGGCGGCGACTTGTCCCGCCAGATGCTCTCGTTCGCTGACAAGGGATTTTCGGTCAACTACAACAGGCGGTCGGTCGGTGCCGGCTTCGCAAGCTTGCCCGGCATGGTCGATCCCGAACGCGACTTCCTGACGGCGATGGTCGGATTCGACCAGTCCGAACTGACCGCGTCTTGGCAACTGATGCCGAGCTTGGCCTTGGAGTTCCGTGACGTCAAGGGCTTCAACGCCACGAACGGCTTCGGCCGGTTCGGGTCACTCGCTGCGATCCGGTGGCTGCCCGACAAGAACACGACGTTGACGGGCGCCTCGACATCGACGAAACAGACCGACCCGTCACAACCCCTGGTCGACCAACGGACGGACCGGATCGAACTGTCCCGAAACATGGGCGCCGTCGGCAAGCTCACGTTGATGCACGAGGAGCGTCAGTACGAGGGCTCGCAGGACGTCGATCCCGACAGCCGCACGGACACCGTCGTCTACGAGAACCAACTGACAAAGTCGACGACGCTTCGGACCGAACACAGCAAGACCCTCTTCGAAAACGGCGAGCACGAGACGAAGACCAGCAACAGCGTCTCCCAAGCGCTGAATTCCCGCCTCGGGGTCAGCGTCACCGATACGAAGATCCAACGCGAGGGCGACAAACCGTCCGTGACCCAACGAGACTATGGGTTCTGGGTCGACTTCGGCAAGAACATCCGCCTCAACTATAAGTCCGTCCGGAACCTCAACGGCCAGACCGAGGGCGAGTTGCACAACGATGTCAACGTCACGCCGGGAGAGGTCCAGGGTGTGAGCATCGGCGCGGCCCAGTATCAGTCGAACGTTTGGGACGACAAGCGCGACCAAAGCATCGGGAACGTCTCACTGAGCAACGTCAAGCCGTTGCGCTTCGGTTTCCTCCAGGACGTCCGATTCAATTACGCGGTCAACTCCGTGCGTGACATGGACGCGTGGCAGCGCGAGTTCCGCACCATGGGCTTCGGGGCCAGGATCGGCGCGTTCGCTTTTGGCGTCGATTACAAGAGCCAGTCGTTGCCGGACGGCGACCGGGCGATCGACCGGGTTTTCTCGTTCACGACCGACGTGACAGGTAAGAGCAAGATCCGAGCTGACGTCAAGTACAACTTGCGCACCCTCCCCTTCGGACAGCAGGCGATGATCCGGAACTACACCGTCACCGCCGAACCGATCAAGCACTGGCAGATCACGCACAGCTTGAACACGAACCCGCTCCAGGCCGACAACAACGCGCTGCTCGGAGCCGTCGCGACGCCGACGAGGTCCAATAAGTGGGGCGTTAGCTTCGACGGGAACGCCAAGACGAAGTTCGGAATGGGCTACGAGGAGTTCTACAACGAACAGAACAACCAGCAGATCAGCTCGTTGAAGTTCGGCGCGACGCTCTTCGCGAACAATCCGTCTCCGCTCGTCCTGGAGTACGTGACGGCCGAATCCAACGTTTCGGGGGAAATGCAGCGGTCGCACGGCTTCAACCTTCGGTTCGACCAGCGGCCAGGTCCGAACCAGTCGATGAGCCTGAAGCTAAGCAACCTCAACTGGGAGATCGCTCGGCCTTCCGACCAGAACCTCCAGAACTGGAACCTCCGGTTCGACTACAGCTGGAAGTTCTGAGCGGTTCAGCGTCGGAACGCGTAATGCGACAGCGAAGCCGACCCGTTGCCGCTCCGGTCCTCGAGTTCGATTCTTAGCGTCTTTCCCAGGTACGTTCCGAGCGCCCATTCGACTTTGGCGCTCGCCGGGCCCTTGATCTCGTGCAACGCGTTACCGGAGGTGGCGTCGATGAGGCGGACGCCCGTCTTGACATCGGCCCGGACCACGAAGCTCACCTTGCCGCCCGTCGCGACAAAGTCGAAACTCTTGACGCTTCCCAAGCGCAACGGGACTTCGTGACCCTGCCCGTCGTCCCCCGTTGACACCATGGCCGACCCGTCCGTCGTGAGACTCGGGACGATGGGCCGTACGCCCGTCGTCGCGAAGTCCCATCCGGACGTCAATGTCGCCGGCGGGTCGAAGCGAAAGGTCTTCGACTTGGCGACGGCCGTGCCGCTGACCCGGCCTTGGAAGGCGATCGTCCGCTTCGTGCGGGCGTCGACAGGCAACAGGGCTTCGAACCCGAGCGAAGAAATCGTGGCCTTTGCTCGCCAGGCCCCGCTGCTGAACGTTCCGGCCGGATCGGCCGACCGTTGATCGGGTGCAAGAACGGCCGGCGTCGCGACGACGACGAGGCGTCCTTCTTTCGCTTCGATCCTGAGGTCGGCGATGCCGGGATTGCGGCGGGCCTCGGTCGAGCGACGCTGAGAGCCGCTTACGGCGTCGACCTGGTGCGGACCAGCGTAGGGACGCGGATTCAGCGTCAAGATCGAGACGGGTCCGTCGTCGCGACCGGGCACGCAACCATCGACGCCGACCGCCCAACCACTGGAATGGACGTAAAGGCCTCCGAACTCGTCCAGAGCCCGCGCGCAATCGGCCAAGAACGAGCCTTCTCCGGTTTCGAAGCTCCGTCGCCCTACCGCTTCGCCCGTCCCAAGGTTCAGGTTCTCGCCCGTCCTGCCGAGATTGTCACCGTCGAGGGGCCCGAGCCCGTTCAAGGTATGGGTCGGATCCGTCGTCCGCGAGAAAAGGCTCCGTAGCAGTGCGACGCCCCGCTCGAACACGTCTTGACGGTCCAACATAGCGCCCGCCCGCATCAGGTCCAGGGCCGTGTCTCCGACATCGCTGGTGCGACCGGACATTCCTGCGAGCGCCAGCGTTCCGAAAGTAGGAACGTCGAGCCGAGGGTCGTCGAGGACCGACTGCCCGAAAGCGGCCGTGTCGACCGCCCGGACGAGTGCCGCGAGGTCGGCTTTCGACGTCCTGCCCGACGCCCTTCGGACCGAGTCGCCCAGGTTGGAACCTGGCCAAGACGATAGATCGAACCGGGAGCCTCCGCTTTCCGAAGCGTCAGTCACCTTTTTCGCTTGGGCGTGGACGTCCTCGCCCCAAGTGGCCGTTGCCTGGACTTCCTCGGCGAAAGCAAGGACCGTCGGGTCATGGTCGCCTGTCGAGGTCCTGTGCCGGAAGAACTCGGCCGCCAGGGAGCGTGCCGTGCGTTCGTCCGCGTCGTCCGGCCATCTGTCAAGCCAGGCACGGATCCACCGCAAAGTCGTCATGGTCGTCGAGGTGGTCGCCTCTTGGACGGGCAGCACCCTTTCGTAGTCCCACGTCTTCCTACTCAGATCGAACCGCGAGGGG
The Armatimonadota bacterium DNA segment above includes these coding regions:
- a CDS encoding pirin family protein; amino-acid sequence: MKRLKAIYRPEGSHWVGDGFPVRTLFSYAGHPEDVSPFLLFDHAGPKSFGPTDVPRGVDEHPHRGFETVTIVYQGELQHRDSAGHAGKIGPGDVQWMTAASGVVHEEMHSDEFARQGGVFEVVQLWVNLPARNKMDDPRYQEIRRDDVPTVRVRGGDVRVIAGDFAGTLGPAQTVTPIEVWDVRFEGPGILELPVPRGHNAVLAVLDGSVEIEHETVGAHEVGVFGPEGSGVAVKVLRPGKALLLAGEPIQEPVAGYGPFVMNTQDEIRQAVEDFRSGRLGKLLAG
- a CDS encoding glycosyltransferase family 9 protein yields the protein MDGGAADRVREHLTLNPPRKVLLLVHPNIGDTVNLTAVARWVKQAWPRAFVVGCTAQIPSPLFEACPFVDEVWLRPDTVFGQASFLARVRRAGFDLSLHCQGQNTLLRLVKAAGVPVRVGVAGSKHAEALHVSVRWKVGEVEQPGTMGRLLSALGCDCSDSSPAVEVGSEARSKAAGLLGEGRFMAVMPGASHPAKTWPLERFREVVAVLPHDVVPVWLGGPAEVGRAGEAAEGRAIDLTGKLSVIETMAVLERSRLLLTNDSGPMHLAAAVGTPVVALFGPTSSKRFAPYGEGHAALQGRCECPVRDLDRCGGACLNSIGVSDVVPLVLAALKP
- the dusB gene encoding tRNA dihydrouridine synthase DusB; translated protein: MAPVPGFLVGGVRVDPPLLLAPMEDVTSLPMRLIAKRIGRPGLVFTEFVSAMAVHYGAKKTFRKFRIDPRERPLAIQIFGGDEDTMVEAAKLCEESGADTVDINMGCWVPKVCRTGAGAALLKDPDLAERIVAAVVRSVSVPVTVKVRAGWDYSLFAAPELAKRFVGAGAKMITLHARFAKQGFEGEADWRLIHELRAAVDVPLVGNGDVKTPEDARRMVEETGCDGVMVGRAAISDPWRLARIRCGLTGESPPDAPTLHDRIAVALEHARAMVEYERDEDTGGNGPSPESRGLRALRGQLPLYIKGEHGAAQVRGRLSTVDSLAELEDVLRTFAAAEVTA
- a CDS encoding Gfo/Idh/MocA family oxidoreductase: MSKPALTVGLIGYQFMGKAHSNAYRQANRFFDLPRQIRMKTLCGRTEGAVRQAADNLGWEGYATDWRTVLDDPEIDVVDVATPGNSHCEIACAAAEAGKIVFCEKPIGNTLAEAAQIRDAVRSGGRPSVVFHNYRKAPAVALAKKWIDEGRLGTIYHMRAVYLQDWIADPEFPLVWRLDKSVSGSGAHGDINSHIIDVGRFLVGEFEEVCGTLHTFVKERPLAGEIDDRMGAKASAEKGKVTVDDAAMFLARFRNGALGTFEASRFAVGRKNHNRFEINGSKGAVVFDLERMNELEYYNNGDPSEAHGFRTVLATQSDHPYAGHYWPVGHIIGYEHTFVNLVADAVTAIHEGRSPSPDIEEGYQNQRILDAVERSHEARGWIAL